A section of the Sphingomonas ginsenosidivorax genome encodes:
- a CDS encoding MarR family winged helix-turn-helix transcriptional regulator, which produces MQFYSTDDFAPECSIGYLARRTYQIGLTALEPMFAEEGLTGIQWSALVSLWFERGTTCAELARDLNHDKGAMTRLVDTLEQRGWVTRNRDTDDRRIINLILTDDGRAIASRCRIRVVDYWNTVLKDWDKAEVAALVALMQKLNETMESAAAAGMRV; this is translated from the coding sequence ATGCAATTCTATTCCACCGATGATTTTGCGCCGGAATGCTCGATCGGGTATCTGGCGCGGCGGACGTACCAGATCGGCCTGACGGCGCTGGAGCCCATGTTCGCCGAGGAGGGCCTGACCGGTATCCAGTGGTCGGCGCTCGTGTCGCTGTGGTTCGAGCGCGGCACGACCTGCGCCGAGCTCGCGCGCGACCTCAATCACGACAAGGGCGCGATGACGCGGCTCGTCGATACGCTCGAACAGCGCGGCTGGGTGACGCGGAACCGCGATACCGATGACCGCCGTATCATCAACCTGATCCTGACCGACGATGGCCGCGCGATCGCGAGCCGCTGTCGCATCCGCGTCGTCGACTATTGGAACACGGTATTGAAGGACTGGGACAAGGCGGAGGTCGCTGCGCTGGTCGCGCTGATGCAGAAACTGAACGAGACGATGGAGTCGGCCGCCGCGGCCGGGATGCGGGTATGA
- a CDS encoding efflux transporter outer membrane subunit, with protein MKVAALSISALLAGCAIPASKPAVAPVSDTALGLSSDVAPAIAADWWHGFGDPQLDRLVGDAVAGSPSLDAALARIGQAQAVLATRNAENGPDVTLDAQEQYARLSGRYTIPPPFAGSTRFVGSVAANLNWNLDLFGRQKAAIAGARASVQAAALDLSAARLSLSGAVVQTYIDLARAEAQAAIAERTIATRTNSLRLVNVRVRNQLNSKLDAQAATTLVAQARQALLRAQAAQALARNALAALAGRGADYPATIGATRLQLDAALPLPQRLPADLLARRADIGAAQARIVAAAAGRQVARKAFYPNVNLAALAGFQAVGLGNLLALDAGTVGAGPAVHLPIFDNGRLKADLAGATAALDLATADYNDRVAGAVREAGDALARVGALAADRARQREVVRGFSETGRLNAVRVASGLDSRLELVDNDVRTLEAEQADANLAADAAQQRVALVLALGGGFTQDIR; from the coding sequence ATGAAGGTCGCCGCGCTTTCGATCTCCGCGTTGCTCGCCGGCTGCGCGATCCCGGCGTCGAAGCCGGCGGTCGCGCCGGTATCGGACACCGCGCTCGGCCTGTCGAGCGATGTCGCGCCGGCGATCGCTGCGGACTGGTGGCACGGGTTCGGCGATCCGCAGCTCGACCGGCTGGTCGGCGACGCGGTAGCAGGAAGCCCGTCGCTCGATGCCGCGCTCGCGCGGATCGGGCAGGCGCAGGCGGTGCTGGCGACGCGGAATGCCGAGAACGGACCCGACGTCACGCTCGACGCGCAGGAGCAATATGCGCGGCTGTCGGGGCGCTACACGATCCCGCCGCCATTCGCCGGTTCGACTCGCTTCGTCGGGTCGGTGGCCGCCAACCTCAACTGGAACCTCGACCTGTTCGGGCGGCAGAAGGCGGCGATCGCGGGCGCGCGGGCGAGCGTGCAGGCAGCCGCGCTCGACCTGTCGGCGGCGCGGCTGTCGCTGTCGGGGGCGGTGGTGCAGACCTATATCGACCTCGCCCGCGCCGAGGCGCAGGCGGCGATCGCGGAGCGCACCATCGCGACGCGGACCAATTCGCTGCGGCTGGTGAACGTCCGCGTGCGCAACCAGCTCAACAGCAAGCTCGACGCGCAGGCGGCGACCACGCTCGTCGCGCAGGCGCGCCAGGCGTTGCTCCGTGCGCAGGCCGCACAGGCGCTGGCGCGCAACGCGCTCGCGGCGCTGGCCGGGCGGGGGGCGGACTATCCCGCGACGATCGGCGCGACCCGGCTGCAACTCGACGCGGCGTTGCCGTTGCCGCAGCGCCTGCCTGCAGACCTGCTCGCGCGCCGGGCCGATATCGGTGCGGCACAGGCGCGGATCGTGGCAGCCGCGGCGGGCCGGCAGGTCGCGCGCAAAGCCTTCTATCCCAACGTCAACCTGGCGGCGCTCGCCGGCTTCCAGGCGGTCGGGCTCGGCAACCTGCTGGCGCTGGATGCCGGAACGGTCGGTGCGGGGCCGGCGGTCCATCTGCCGATCTTCGACAATGGCCGGCTGAAGGCCGATCTGGCGGGCGCAACCGCGGCGCTCGACCTGGCGACCGCGGACTATAACGACCGGGTGGCGGGCGCGGTTCGCGAGGCTGGGGATGCGCTGGCGCGGGTCGGTGCGCTCGCGGCAGATCGCGCACGTCAGCGCGAAGTCGTGCGCGGCTTTTCCGAGACCGGCCGGCTGAACGCGGTCCGCGTCGCGAGCGGGCTCGATAGCCGGCTCGAACTGGTCGACAACGACGTACGCACGCTCGAGGCCGAACAGGCCGACGCCAATCTCGCCGCCGATGCAGCCCAGCAGCGCGTCGCGCTCGTGCTCGCGCTCGGTGGCGGCTTCACGCAGGATATCCGATGA
- a CDS encoding efflux RND transporter periplasmic adaptor subunit — MTDTQTPAPVADPVADTPPAGNPARRRGLTILAVVVVIGAIVWAVFHFLLAAPEQETDDAYVAGDVIAITSRDPGQVTDIHADNTQVVKAGQPLLDLDAATADVGLASAEAELARAVRATRSDFSKLGETGAAVVQAQAELARAQNDLKRRRGAAAEGAVSGEELGHAADQVKVASATLQLVRSQQAQSRNSVAGTTVSNNPAVMAAIAAYRRAAITRSHMHIVAPIDGVVAQRTVQLGQQVSAGMPLMAVVPLDRVWVDANFRETQLRDLRIGQPATVTADMYGDDLVYHGHVVGLGAGSGNAFALLPSQNASGNWIKITQRVPVRIAIDKGELRRNPLRIGLSVNATVDTANTSGTMVGRPAAAAYKGLSTGAGDPAVEARIRQIIAANR; from the coding sequence ATGACCGACACGCAGACGCCAGCCCCCGTTGCTGACCCCGTCGCCGACACCCCGCCAGCGGGCAACCCGGCCCGCAGGCGCGGCTTGACCATTCTCGCGGTCGTCGTCGTGATCGGCGCGATCGTCTGGGCGGTGTTCCACTTCCTGCTGGCGGCGCCCGAGCAGGAGACCGACGACGCCTATGTCGCGGGCGACGTGATCGCGATCACCTCGCGCGATCCGGGGCAGGTGACCGACATCCATGCCGACAACACGCAGGTCGTGAAGGCCGGCCAGCCGCTGCTCGACCTCGATGCCGCGACCGCGGACGTCGGGCTCGCCTCGGCAGAGGCGGAACTCGCACGGGCGGTGCGCGCGACCCGGTCGGACTTCTCCAAGCTCGGCGAGACCGGCGCGGCGGTGGTCCAGGCGCAGGCCGAACTGGCGCGCGCGCAGAACGATCTGAAGCGCCGGCGCGGGGCGGCGGCGGAAGGCGCGGTGTCGGGCGAGGAGCTCGGCCACGCCGCCGACCAGGTCAAGGTCGCGAGCGCGACGCTGCAGCTCGTGCGCAGCCAGCAGGCGCAGTCGCGCAACAGCGTGGCGGGGACGACGGTGTCGAACAACCCCGCGGTGATGGCGGCGATCGCGGCCTATCGCCGCGCCGCGATCACGCGCAGCCACATGCATATCGTCGCGCCGATCGACGGCGTCGTCGCGCAGCGCACGGTGCAGCTGGGCCAGCAGGTCTCGGCGGGCATGCCGTTGATGGCGGTGGTGCCGCTCGACCGGGTGTGGGTCGACGCCAATTTCCGCGAGACGCAGCTGCGCGACCTGCGCATCGGCCAGCCGGCGACGGTGACCGCGGACATGTATGGCGACGACCTGGTCTATCACGGCCATGTCGTCGGGCTGGGCGCCGGCAGCGGCAACGCCTTCGCGCTGCTGCCGTCGCAGAACGCCAGCGGCAACTGGATCAAGATCACGCAGCGCGTTCCCGTACGGATCGCGATCGACAAGGGCGAGCTGCGGCGCAACCCGTTGCGGATCGGCCTGTCGGTGAACGCGACGGTGGATACCGCGAACACGTCGGGGACGATGGTCGGTCGGCCGGCCGCTGCGGCGTACAAGGGGTTGTCGACCGGTGCGGGCGATCCGGCTGTCGAGGCGAGGATCCGGCAGATCATCGCGGCGAACCGGTGA
- a CDS encoding DHA2 family efflux MFS transporter permease subunit, with translation MAAPSGPGPAPLTGGPLALTAIALALGTFMQVLDTTIANVSLPTIAGNLGVSSDNSTWIVTAFAVANGVAVPLTGWLMGRFGVVKTFCVSVILFTIASFLCGIAWNLPSLIGFRILQGAVSGPMIPGSQALLIAIFPPHKRGTALAIWSMTTLVAPIMGPILGGYISDNYHWSWIFLINVPFGLFTGFVCWKMLGKRDTPTRKLPIDGVGLMLLVLWVGALQIALDLGKNDDWFASDRIVIAAVVALIGFATWLIWELTDANPAVNLTQFKNRNFAIGTLAFCLGYAVFFANTLLLPLWLQTQMGYTATWAGLVAAPSGIVAVILTPFVAKLAGKVDARILATVSFAAFGYSYYLRSGYTTTASFYDLMLPMMVQGIAMATFFLSMLTISLDRIPPERLPSATGVSNFARITAGSFAASLITTMWDRREALHQTRLSEAVGQGMPYRLAVDGLARMGLTDTQAAGAITRQMVGQAYLLASTDLFRISAWLCLSLVVIVWFTRKASPPKGPIAAD, from the coding sequence ATGGCCGCCCCCTCCGGCCCCGGTCCCGCGCCGCTCACCGGCGGCCCGCTCGCGCTCACCGCGATCGCGCTCGCGCTCGGCACGTTCATGCAGGTGCTCGACACCACGATCGCCAACGTGTCGCTGCCGACGATCGCGGGCAATCTCGGTGTCTCGAGCGACAATTCGACCTGGATCGTCACAGCGTTCGCAGTAGCGAACGGCGTCGCGGTGCCGTTGACCGGCTGGCTGATGGGCCGGTTCGGGGTGGTCAAGACCTTCTGCGTGTCGGTGATCCTGTTCACGATCGCGTCGTTCCTGTGCGGCATCGCCTGGAACCTGCCGTCGCTGATCGGCTTCCGCATCCTGCAGGGCGCGGTGTCGGGACCGATGATTCCGGGCAGCCAGGCGCTGCTGATCGCGATCTTCCCGCCGCACAAGCGCGGGACCGCGCTCGCGATCTGGTCGATGACGACGTTGGTCGCGCCGATCATGGGGCCGATCCTCGGCGGCTACATTTCCGACAACTATCACTGGAGCTGGATCTTCCTGATCAACGTGCCGTTCGGGTTGTTCACCGGCTTCGTCTGCTGGAAGATGCTCGGTAAGCGCGACACGCCGACGCGGAAGCTGCCGATCGACGGAGTCGGGCTGATGCTGCTGGTGCTGTGGGTCGGCGCGCTGCAGATCGCGCTCGACCTCGGCAAGAACGACGACTGGTTTGCGTCGGACCGCATCGTCATCGCCGCGGTGGTCGCGCTGATCGGCTTTGCGACCTGGCTGATCTGGGAGCTGACCGACGCCAATCCGGCGGTGAACCTGACCCAGTTCAAGAACCGCAACTTCGCGATCGGCACGCTGGCCTTCTGTCTCGGCTATGCGGTGTTCTTCGCCAACACGTTGCTGCTGCCGCTCTGGCTGCAGACGCAGATGGGCTATACCGCGACCTGGGCGGGGTTGGTCGCCGCGCCCTCTGGGATCGTCGCGGTGATCCTGACCCCGTTCGTCGCCAAGCTCGCGGGCAAGGTCGATGCGCGGATCCTCGCAACGGTGTCGTTCGCGGCGTTCGGCTATTCCTATTACCTGCGCTCTGGCTACACGACGACCGCGAGCTTCTACGACCTGATGCTGCCGATGATGGTGCAGGGGATCGCGATGGCGACCTTCTTCCTGTCGATGCTGACGATCTCGCTCGACCGCATCCCGCCCGAGCGGCTGCCGTCGGCGACGGGCGTGTCGAACTTCGCGCGCATCACCGCGGGCAGTTTCGCGGCATCGCTGATCACGACGATGTGGGACCGGCGCGAGGCGCTGCACCAGACGCGGTTGTCGGAAGCCGTGGGGCAGGGGATGCCGTATCGCCTCGCCGTCGATGGCCTTGCGCGGATGGGGCTGACCGACACGCAGGCGGCGGGCGCGATCACGCGGCAGATGGTCGGTCAGGCCTATCTGCTTGCCTCGACCGACCTGTTCCGGATTTCGGCGTGGCTGTGCCTGTCGCTGGTCGTGATCGTCTGGTTCACGCGCAAGGCGTCGCCGCCAAAGGGCCCGATCGCGGCGGACTAG
- a CDS encoding NAD-glutamate dehydrogenase — protein sequence MANHMQMLTDALAARLTERALPGELKDFGTDEIAHAAAFVATTAARRDGHAPAIAIEPIAADDVRRRMRVAIVNDDMPFLVDSIAAAIGTQCIAVDRIIHPVVTTKRDADGTLVAIGDSAGADGAPESMIYLEMERADARDRRGLLDELAAVLADVRAAVTDWRAMQARMAADIVGVSDDEGTALLRWFLDGSLTLLGHQLWHRDGSSGAALGIARQEHRVPILAEASRALAIEWFERGGTAPLLLKSNLISTVHRAVPLDLVVVPVLTGTTVTGLSIHAGLWTSAALATAPRDVPVLRAALKSLEQKFGFDPRGHAGKALTHALTQLPHDLVIAFEAPALEELVLTAMSLADRPRPALVLVQSTLKRHLFAFAWLQRDDLTTSRRVAIGDMLAEAANATVLNWSIGLEDGGVALIRYTLDLRGEGRMPDVAPLALRLQRMVRGWGPDVEAALADTLAAPRAARLALRWAAAFPQNYRNVSSAAEAAADIQRLAALEGPESRGVRLIASAPGENRQLKIYRLGGALALSDAVPVLENFGFRVIGELPTRLQGDGDAFVHDFVLEANDAALDTDAEVLEGAIAAVLEGAAENDAFNRLIVELGMAPRAIVLFRAWFRYLRQAGLPYGLTTVVDALRRAPTVAAALIARFDAVHDPKHPGNAITADQAIETGLDAVAAIDDDRILRAYRSLVAATLRTNAFTPAAAEALAFKLDSHLIPNLPAPVPWREVWVYSPRVEGIHLRAGPVARGGLRWSDRRDDFRVEILGLMKAQRVKNAVIVPTGAKGGFYPKQLPSPANRDAWLAEGTESYRIFIRSLLSITDNIVEGEVVHPDNVTILDGDDPYFVVAADKGTATFSDVANALALERGFWLGDAFASGGSVGYDHKAMGITAKGAWVSVQRHFAERGIDVQTQPITVVGCGDMSGDVFGNGMLLSKTLKIVAAFDHRHIFLDPNPDPAGSWDERARMFALPRSSWADYDASLISEGGGVFARTAKVVKLTPQVQAALGITETEMDPGALITAILKAPADLLWFGGIGTYVKAASEANVAVGDPANDRLRINAEDLRVTAIGEGANLGVTQAARIAFSARGGRINTDFIDNSAGVDCSDNEVNIKIALNREVIEGRLDYEARNTLLASMTDDVAHIVLEDNRLQTLALSIAEADGAVAVPSYVRVIEIFENTGRLDRVVEGLAPNDILLRRGQDGQGLTRPELAVLLATAKLALQDAIEHSAVATDDELKPDLHAAFPAAMRERFATAIDEHRLRGEIVATKLANRIVNRLGVLYPFELAEEEGAAMGDIAAMFVVAERLFDLPALWAEIETTAMPEAARIALFDEVAVATRSQIADLLRVSAPGAGPGEVLARLAKGIRHLDGQTKALLLAEASAQSARIAAQLEAVGAPAELARKVVRLFELDGAVGLADLGQRLALDEAVLTRAFTHLGQALGLDWAQANAARISPTDPWERLLIAGLARDFQQLRLEFLARCGATDPQGAVETWLLANAQRVAQFKAVIDRARHAAVPNAAMLAQIAGQARVLLGR from the coding sequence ATGGCGAACCATATGCAGATGCTGACCGACGCCCTTGCGGCCCGGCTTACCGAACGCGCGCTTCCGGGCGAATTGAAGGACTTCGGGACCGACGAGATCGCGCACGCCGCGGCCTTCGTCGCGACCACCGCGGCACGGCGCGACGGGCATGCGCCCGCGATCGCGATCGAGCCGATCGCCGCCGACGATGTCCGGCGGCGGATGCGCGTCGCGATCGTGAACGACGACATGCCGTTCCTGGTCGATTCGATTGCCGCCGCGATCGGCACGCAGTGCATAGCGGTCGACCGGATCATCCACCCTGTCGTCACGACCAAGCGCGACGCCGACGGCACGCTCGTCGCGATCGGCGATTCGGCTGGGGCCGACGGCGCCCCCGAATCGATGATCTACCTGGAAATGGAGCGCGCCGACGCGCGCGACCGTCGCGGACTGCTCGACGAGCTCGCGGCGGTGCTGGCCGATGTGCGCGCCGCGGTGACCGACTGGCGTGCGATGCAGGCGCGGATGGCCGCGGACATCGTCGGCGTCTCCGACGACGAGGGCACCGCGCTGCTGCGCTGGTTCCTCGACGGCAGCCTGACCCTGCTCGGCCACCAGCTGTGGCACCGCGACGGCAGCAGTGGCGCCGCACTCGGGATCGCGCGGCAGGAGCACCGCGTCCCGATCCTCGCCGAAGCCTCGCGCGCGCTCGCGATCGAATGGTTCGAACGCGGCGGGACCGCGCCGCTGCTGCTGAAATCGAACCTGATCTCCACCGTGCACCGCGCGGTGCCGCTCGACCTCGTGGTCGTGCCCGTGTTGACGGGGACGACCGTGACCGGGCTGTCGATCCATGCCGGGCTGTGGACCAGCGCCGCGCTGGCGACGGCGCCGCGTGACGTGCCGGTACTGCGCGCCGCGCTCAAGTCGCTCGAGCAGAAATTCGGCTTCGACCCGCGCGGCCATGCGGGCAAGGCATTGACGCACGCGCTGACGCAGTTGCCGCACGACTTGGTCATCGCGTTCGAGGCGCCTGCGCTCGAGGAGCTGGTGCTGACCGCGATGAGCCTGGCGGATCGTCCCCGCCCCGCGCTGGTGCTGGTCCAGTCGACGCTGAAGCGGCATTTGTTCGCGTTCGCCTGGCTGCAGCGCGACGACCTGACGACGAGCCGCCGCGTCGCGATCGGCGACATGCTGGCCGAGGCCGCGAACGCGACCGTGCTCAACTGGTCGATCGGGCTGGAGGATGGCGGCGTCGCGCTGATCCGCTACACGCTCGACCTGCGTGGCGAGGGGCGCATGCCCGATGTCGCGCCGCTCGCGTTGCGGTTGCAGCGGATGGTGCGCGGCTGGGGCCCCGATGTCGAGGCGGCGCTGGCCGATACGCTCGCGGCGCCGCGCGCCGCGCGTCTGGCGCTCCGCTGGGCTGCGGCATTCCCGCAAAATTATCGCAACGTCAGCAGCGCCGCCGAGGCCGCTGCGGACATCCAGCGCCTCGCCGCGCTGGAGGGGCCGGAGTCGCGCGGCGTACGCCTGATCGCCAGCGCGCCGGGTGAGAACCGCCAGCTGAAGATCTACCGGCTGGGCGGCGCGCTCGCGCTGTCCGACGCGGTGCCGGTGCTGGAGAATTTTGGGTTCCGCGTGATTGGCGAACTGCCGACGCGGTTGCAGGGTGACGGCGACGCCTTCGTCCACGACTTCGTGCTGGAGGCCAACGACGCCGCGCTCGATACCGACGCCGAAGTTCTGGAGGGCGCGATCGCCGCGGTGCTGGAAGGTGCGGCGGAGAACGACGCGTTCAACCGGCTGATCGTCGAGCTGGGCATGGCGCCGCGTGCGATCGTCCTGTTCCGCGCCTGGTTCCGGTATCTGCGCCAGGCGGGGCTGCCCTACGGCCTGACCACGGTCGTCGATGCGCTGCGTCGCGCGCCGACCGTCGCCGCCGCGCTGATCGCGCGGTTCGACGCGGTGCATGATCCGAAGCATCCCGGCAACGCGATCACTGCCGACCAGGCGATCGAAACGGGGCTGGATGCGGTCGCGGCGATCGATGACGATCGCATCCTGCGCGCCTATCGCAGCCTGGTGGCCGCGACGCTGCGCACCAACGCCTTCACGCCCGCCGCGGCCGAAGCGCTGGCGTTCAAGCTCGACAGCCACCTGATCCCCAACCTTCCCGCGCCCGTGCCGTGGCGCGAGGTCTGGGTCTATTCGCCCCGCGTCGAGGGCATCCACTTGCGCGCCGGGCCCGTCGCGCGCGGCGGGCTGCGCTGGTCCGACCGCCGCGACGATTTCCGCGTCGAGATCCTCGGGCTGATGAAGGCCCAGCGCGTCAAGAACGCGGTGATCGTGCCGACCGGTGCCAAGGGCGGCTTCTATCCCAAGCAGCTCCCCTCGCCCGCCAACCGCGACGCGTGGCTCGCGGAGGGCACCGAGAGCTACCGCATCTTCATCCGCTCGCTGCTGTCGATCACCGACAACATCGTCGAGGGCGAAGTCGTCCATCCCGACAACGTGACGATCCTCGACGGCGACGACCCCTATTTCGTCGTCGCCGCCGACAAGGGCACCGCGACGTTCAGCGACGTCGCGAACGCGCTGGCGCTGGAGCGCGGCTTCTGGCTGGGCGATGCGTTCGCGAGCGGCGGCAGCGTCGGCTACGACCACAAGGCGATGGGGATCACCGCCAAGGGTGCGTGGGTTTCGGTCCAGCGGCACTTTGCGGAGCGCGGCATCGACGTGCAGACGCAACCCATCACGGTCGTCGGTTGCGGCGACATGTCGGGCGACGTGTTCGGCAACGGGATGTTGCTTTCTAAGACGCTCAAGATCGTCGCGGCGTTCGACCATCGTCACATCTTCCTCGATCCGAACCCCGATCCGGCGGGGAGCTGGGACGAGCGTGCGCGGATGTTCGCGCTGCCGCGCTCGAGCTGGGCGGATTACGACGCATCGCTGATTTCCGAGGGCGGCGGCGTGTTCGCGCGCACCGCCAAGGTCGTGAAGCTGACGCCGCAGGTCCAGGCGGCGCTCGGCATCACAGAGACCGAGATGGACCCCGGCGCACTGATCACCGCGATCCTCAAGGCGCCGGCCGACCTGCTCTGGTTCGGCGGCATCGGCACCTATGTGAAGGCGGCATCGGAAGCGAACGTCGCGGTCGGCGATCCCGCCAACGACCGGTTGCGGATCAACGCCGAGGACCTGCGCGTCACCGCGATCGGTGAGGGCGCGAACCTAGGCGTCACGCAGGCCGCGCGCATCGCGTTCTCCGCGCGCGGCGGGCGGATCAACACCGACTTCATCGACAATTCGGCGGGCGTCGACTGTTCGGATAACGAGGTGAACATCAAGATCGCGCTCAACCGCGAGGTGATCGAGGGCCGTCTCGATTACGAGGCGCGCAACACGTTGCTCGCGTCGATGACCGACGACGTCGCGCACATCGTGCTCGAGGACAACCGACTGCAGACGCTGGCGCTGTCGATCGCGGAGGCGGACGGCGCGGTCGCGGTACCGAGCTATGTCCGCGTCATCGAGATCTTCGAGAACACCGGGCGGCTCGACCGCGTTGTCGAGGGGCTGGCCCCGAACGACATCCTGCTGCGTCGCGGCCAGGACGGACAGGGCCTGACCCGGCCCGAGCTCGCGGTGCTGCTCGCGACCGCCAAACTCGCGTTGCAGGACGCGATCGAGCACAGCGCGGTCGCGACCGACGACGAGCTGAAGCCGGACCTGCACGCCGCCTTCCCGGCGGCGATGCGCGAGCGGTTCGCCACCGCGATCGACGAGCATCGCCTGCGCGGCGAGATCGTCGCGACCAAGCTCGCCAACCGGATCGTCAATCGCCTGGGCGTGCTCTACCCGTTCGAGCTCGCCGAGGAGGAAGGCGCGGCGATGGGCGACATCGCGGCGATGTTCGTCGTGGCCGAGCGGTTGTTCGACCTGCCCGCGCTCTGGGCGGAGATCGAGACGACGGCGATGCCCGAGGCGGCGCGGATCGCGCTGTTCGACGAAGTCGCGGTCGCGACGCGGTCGCAGATCGCCGACCTGCTGCGGGTTTCGGCCCCTGGTGCGGGGCCTGGCGAAGTGCTCGCACGCCTTGCCAAGGGCATCAGGCATCTCGACGGCCAGACCAAGGCGCTGCTGCTCGCCGAGGCGAGCGCGCAGAGCGCGCGTATCGCCGCGCAACTGGAGGCGGTCGGCGCCCCCGCTGAGCTGGCGCGGAAAGTCGTCCGGCTGTTCGAGCTCGACGGTGCGGTCGGGCTTGCCGATCTGGGCCAGCGACTCGCGCTCGACGAGGCGGTGCTGACCCGCGCCTTCACGCATCTGGGGCAGGCGCTGGGGCTCGACTGGGCGCAGGCCAACGCCGCGCGGATCAGCCCGACCGATCCGTGGGAGCGGCTGCTGATCGCCGGCCTCGCGCGCGATTTCCAGCAATTGCGGCTGGAGTTCCTGGCGCGCTGCGGTGCGACCGATCCGCAGGGTGCGGTCGAAACCTGGCTGCTCGCCAATGCGCAGCGCGTGGCGCAGTTCAAGGCGGTGATCGACCGGGCGCGCCACGCGGCCGTGCCCAACGCCGCGATGCTCGCGCAGATCGCCGGGCAGGCGCGGGTCCTGCTCGGCCGGTAA
- a CDS encoding PAS domain-containing protein → MDTARGLDDERIERDADSSGDSGPDSADAGVNDAMFDLGGDERRMHVRAYNHWVSLLKGRPYPSISDLDPAGITDFGPHSVLLDFSGGVDDPGIAYLGAALRAECALEGTITSIADVPSRSLLSRLTDHYLQIIANRAPIGFEAEFVGSRGCTTLYRGILMPFSSSGDDIDFLFGVINWKELVDDVLQATLDAELDAAVRSIPRTDVDAPVWADGPSGGFGLSVDPVPATAPAPSPALLPVASSMAPPAPAPVHAPVIATEAPGASAPDEFLLTELAPPEPSAAEFGASNTLADQLAAARESAAQVRAADTRRRTALYRALGRAHDFSLATDANVADYAEILSDACIAAPSAAPMTPVVELVFGADYDAVRLAEFATVLQHARRIGIGMGGLAPLLGRTPGGIKAIAAAARAATETAKPRRKKAPAIPPVLTHLALETEAAVGETVILVARAAPNGGLDILGSVTGDAALARQAVRALR, encoded by the coding sequence ATGGATACGGCACGCGGGCTGGATGACGAGCGGATCGAGCGCGACGCCGACTCATCTGGCGACTCGGGCCCCGATTCGGCCGACGCCGGCGTGAACGATGCGATGTTCGACCTCGGCGGCGACGAGCGGCGGATGCACGTGCGTGCCTACAACCACTGGGTGTCGCTGCTGAAGGGGCGTCCCTATCCGTCGATCAGCGATCTCGATCCGGCTGGCATCACCGACTTCGGGCCGCACAGCGTCCTGCTCGACTTCAGCGGCGGCGTGGACGATCCCGGCATCGCCTATCTGGGGGCGGCGCTGCGTGCCGAATGCGCGCTCGAGGGCACGATCACGTCGATCGCCGATGTGCCGAGCCGGTCGCTGCTGTCGCGGCTGACCGACCATTATCTGCAGATCATCGCCAACCGCGCACCGATCGGGTTCGAGGCGGAATTCGTCGGCAGCCGCGGCTGCACGACGCTGTATCGCGGAATCCTGATGCCGTTCTCGTCGAGCGGCGACGACATCGATTTCCTGTTCGGCGTGATCAACTGGAAGGAACTGGTCGACGACGTCCTGCAGGCGACGCTGGATGCCGAACTCGACGCCGCGGTGCGGTCGATCCCCCGCACCGACGTCGACGCGCCGGTCTGGGCCGACGGTCCGAGCGGCGGCTTCGGCCTGTCCGTCGACCCGGTGCCCGCAACCGCGCCGGCGCCGTCGCCGGCCCTATTGCCGGTCGCATCGTCGATGGCACCGCCCGCCCCCGCTCCGGTTCATGCGCCCGTCATCGCGACCGAAGCGCCCGGCGCATCCGCTCCCGACGAATTCCTGCTGACCGAACTCGCGCCGCCCGAACCGTCCGCTGCCGAATTCGGGGCGTCGAACACGCTCGCGGACCAGCTGGCGGCGGCGCGCGAGAGCGCGGCGCAGGTCCGTGCCGCCGATACGCGCCGCCGCACCGCACTGTACCGTGCGCTCGGCCGCGCGCACGATTTCAGCCTGGCGACCGACGCGAATGTCGCGGATTATGCCGAGATCCTGTCCGACGCTTGCATCGCCGCCCCATCGGCCGCACCGATGACGCCGGTCGTCGAACTGGTGTTCGGTGCCGACTATGACGCCGTCCGGCTCGCCGAATTCGCTACCGTGCTGCAGCATGCGCGCCGGATCGGCATCGGCATGGGCGGCTTGGCGCCACTGCTGGGCCGCACGCCCGGCGGTATCAAGGCGATCGCCGCCGCCGCGCGCGCGGCAACCGAGACGGCCAAGCCGCGACGCAAGAAGGCGCCGGCAATCCCGCCGGTCCTCACGCATCTCGCGCTGGAAACCGAGGCGGCCGTGGGCGAAACCGTCATTCTCGTCGCGCGCGCGGCTCCGAATGGCGGGCTCGACATCCTCGGATCGGTCACCGGCGATGCCGCCCTGGCCAGGCAGGCGGTCCGCGCGCTGCGCTGA